In one Diabrotica virgifera virgifera chromosome 7, PGI_DIABVI_V3a genomic region, the following are encoded:
- the LOC114327696 gene encoding uncharacterized protein LOC114327696 produces the protein MAFILSDSHPLGKVKHYFVRREYQGRGLQHFHCMIWVEGAPIIGKFTDDEIANFISKYISCTIPEKTAFPTLFKKVITYQKHKHSKYCQRFKQSKDKKKKFSVCRFGFGRKITPNFILHSVAESILGRRKLRKTRLYDLPRTTEEANINDYNPACLLAWCGNMDIQFIGEASEVLQQYILKYALKSEKSNTGDFREFLQNRSAASNLWSLGMQALSNRECGALEAADTLLQLPLFETDRQTVIRWVDVSMNRARKVKTKQQLDNMHDDADNIFCPNWVDVYYPQRPEEIKNICLYDFVRWYDLINNKPKSETVQYFIYGERYLRLRQHPYLINHYKYNVKKEPESYYHSLLLLFKPWKNHGELMYGMDTYRDAFLSCADELEHMHKYHENLQQIVRAREEVEKEVANLIENEENSININRNENENEHEIVGFEVQIGNELEEIDTRVQKLNDMPIEDQINQLNIDQKRIFDEVVRYVTRYCTEWDAAAKANASNLKDPRLIPNNVMRKFVSGVGGTGKSFLINILRRHIPNLTKKKVVVAAPTGIAALNVNGLTLHRLLQLPIEHEGKCKYRPLSNDKLANIRYDLKDVALLIIDEISMVSNICFACCNIRLCEIFNTIQEEDGYFGKINILLFGDLLQLQPVGEASFAGIPTAIRIIWFISSRKFVDKIILL, from the coding sequence ATGGCCTTTATATTATCCGATAGTCACCCTCTCGGAAAGGTGAAACATTACTTCGTCCGTCGAGAATATCAAGGTCGCGGACTGCAGCATTTTCATTGCATGATATGGGTGGAAGGTGCACCGATAATTGGTAAATTTACAGATGATGAAATTGCAAATTTCATATCGAAATACATTTCGTGCACGATACCCGAGAAAACAGCATTCCCAACATTATTCAAAAAAGTAATAACGTACCAAAAACATAAACATAGCAAATATTGCCAACGATTTAAACAAAGCAAGGATAAAAAGAAAAAATTCTCTGTTTGCCGATTTGGATTTGGTCGGAAAattacaccaaatttcattttgcACAGCGTCGCCGAGTCCATTTTGGGCCGAAGAAAATTGCGCAAGACACGTTTGTATGATTTGCCAAGAACGACAGAGGAAGCTAATATCAATGATTACAATCCGGCATGTTTACTGGCTTGGTGTGGCAATATGGATATCCAGTTTATTGGTGAAGCAAGCGAAGTTTTGCAACAGTATATTTTGAAGTATGCACTGAAAAGTGAAAAGTCAAATACTGGCGATTTTCGAGAATTTCTACAAAATAGAAGTGCGGCCAGCAACTTATGGAGCTTGGGAATGCAAGCATTATCCAATCGTGAGTGTGGTGCTCTCGAAGCAGCCGATACATTACTTCAACTTCCACTATTTGAAACTGATCGACAAACTGTCATCAGATGGGTGGATGTATCAATGAACCGAGCACGTAAAGTTAAAACCAAACAACAACTAGATAATATGCACGACGATGCAGACAATATTTTCTGTCCAAATTGGGTTGACGTATATTACCCTCAGCGACCAGAAGAAATCAAAAATATATGCCTTTATGATTTCGTTCGTTGGTATGATTTAATTAATAATAAGCCCAAAAGTGAAACCGTACAATATTTCATATATGGTGAGAGATATTTGCGACTAAGACAACATCCATATCTGATCAATCATTACAAGTATAATGTAAAAAAAGAGCCAGAAAGTTATTATCACTCCcttcttttattatttaaaccaTGGAAAAACCATGGTGAATTGATGTATGGTATGGACACGTATAGAGATGCGTTCTTGTCTTGTGCTGATGAATTGGAACACATGCATAAATATCATGAAAATCTGCAACAAATTGTTCGTGCTCGAGAAGAAGTAGAAAAGGAAGTCGCTAATTTAATAGAGAATGAGGAAAATTCAATTAACATCAATCGAAACGAAAATGAAAATGAGCACGAAATTGTCGGTTTTGAAGTACAGATCGGAAATGAGTTGGAAGAAATTGATACCCGGGTACAAAAATTGAACGATATGCCAATCGAAGATCAAATAAATCAGTTAAACATCGACCAGAAACGTATATTTGATGAAGTTGTGAGATATGTTACACGTTATTGTACCGAATGGGACGCTGCTGCTAAAGCAAATGCTTCAAATTTAAAGGATCCTCGCTTAATACCAAATAATGTTATGAGAAAGTTCGTTTCTGGTGTAGGTGGCACTGGCAAATCctttttgattaatattttacgTCGACATATTCCAAATTTAACCAAAAAGAAAGTTGTAGTTGCTGCACCAACTGGTATAGCGGCATTGAACGTGAATGGGTTAACTCTGCATCGATTACTCCAGCTTCCTATCGAACATGAAGGAAAGTGTAAATATCGTCCACTTTCCAATGATAAATTAGCAAATATTCGCTATGATTTGAAAGATGTTGCTCTCCTTATTATCGATGAAATTTCAATGGTTTCAAATATTTGCTTTGCTTGCTGTAATATACGATTATGTGAAATTTTCAACACCATTCAAGAAGAAGATGgctattttggaaaaatcaataTATTACTTTTTGGAGATTTGCTTCAATTGCAACCAGTTGGTGAAGCATCGTTTGCTGGAATTCCCACGGCAATCAGAATTATTTGGTTCATTAGCAGTAGAAAATTTGTGGATAAAATTATTCTCCTATGA